Proteins co-encoded in one Capsicum annuum cultivar UCD-10X-F1 unplaced genomic scaffold, UCD10Xv1.1 ctg63092, whole genome shotgun sequence genomic window:
- the LOC124893659 gene encoding uncharacterized protein LOC124893659 — protein sequence MDGEKKRQFWQDLDEVVRGVPSSEKIIMAGDFNGHIGALLEGFGDVHGGFGFGVRNNERATLLDFEKSYGLVVVNLSFSNKDDHLITFRSTIAKTQIDYLLLKKGDRVLCKN from the coding sequence ATGGACGGTGAGAAGAAGAGGCAGTTTTGGCAGgatttggatgaggtggtgagaggcgtacCTAGCTCTGAGAAGATTATTATggcaggggatttcaatgggcacatcggggcgttactGGAAGGCTTTGgcgatgtgcatggtggttttggttttggggtgAGAAATAATGAAAGAGCTACTCTGTTGGACTTTGAGAAGTCCtatgggctggtggtggtgaatttgAGCTTTTCTAATAAGGACGATCActtgatcacctttcgaagcacgatagccaagacccaaatTGACTATTTGCTGCTTaagaaaggggatagggtgttgtgtaagaaTT